In the genome of Hippoglossus hippoglossus isolate fHipHip1 chromosome 12, fHipHip1.pri, whole genome shotgun sequence, one region contains:
- the LOC117771652 gene encoding synaptic vesicle 2-related protein-like isoform X1, translating into MDSFLRPAQVTYRRWRNPELRCEADFVADSDESQGTENEICTVTSASRESAPSTASDHHTEETFTVEEALDAVGFGPFQWKLSLLTGLSWIGDAMEMMILSILGPQLHCEWRLPSYKMALLTSVVFVGMGISSPLWGNLSDKKGRKIGLVLCMCFTLYYGLLSAFAPMYGWLLVLRGLVGFGIGGAPQAVTFYSEFLPAKKRGTCIMLIAMFWAIGAVFEVLLALLIMPTLGWRWLLGLSTLPVAVFICFCYWLPESPRFDVSMGRSDKALVTLMSIAKQNGKAMPRGKMAAYKQNNLGRIKDLFAPQYWKTTLLLWFIWFSNAFAYYGIVLLTTEMFQAGDSCGATQGAKIEPSCSLECKYLTSADYKDLLWTTLAEFPGLVLALLAVEFIGRKKSMALCFFIFSLSILPLFACIGRTALTIFIFLARAFISGGYQIVFVYTPEVFPTEIRALAMGACSSIARLGALLTPFVAQVMLRTSVYLTLSVYCGCCVLAGIAALILPIETLGRGLQESSLDQEAGGQADNTSSQDPRS; encoded by the exons ATGGACTCTTTCCTCAGACCTGCTCAGGTCACCTACAGGCGCTGGAGGAATCCTGAACTAAG GTGTGAGGCGGATTTCGTGGCCGACAGTGATGAGTCCCAGGGAACAGAGAACGAGATCTGCACAGTGACCTCAGCCTCCAGAGAGTCTGCTCCCAGCACTGCGTCTGATCATCACACTGAAG AAACCTTTACAGTGGAAGAGGCACTGGACGCTGTCGGTTTTGGGCCGTTCCAGTGGAAATTGTCGCTCCTCACCGGACTCTCATGG ATAGGAGACGCCATGGAGATGATGATCCTCAGCATCTTGGGACCACAGCTGCACTGTGAGTGGAGGCTGCCCAGCTATAAGATGGCTCTGCTCACATCG GTGGTGTTTGTCGGGATGGGGATCAGTTCACCTCTCTGGGGGAATTTGTCCGACAAGAAGGGCAGGAAAATT GGTCTGGTGCTCTGCATGTGCTTCACTCTGTACTACGGCCTGTTGAGCGCCTTCGCTCCGATGTATGGCTGGCTCTTGGTCTTGCGGGGCCTCGTAGGCTTCGGCATCGGTGGAGCTCCTCAGGC GGTGACATTCTACTCAGAATTCCTCCCGGCGAAGAAGAGAGGCACCTGCATCATGCTGATTGCG ATGTTCTGGGCAATCGGTGCTGTGTTCGAGGTCCTCCTGGCCCTGTTGATAATGCCCACCCTCGGGTGGAGGTGGCTGCTCGGCCTGTCCACGTTACCAGTGGCAGTCTTCATTTGCTTTTGCTAT TGGCTGCCGGAAAGTCCTCGTTTTGACGTTTCCATGGGAAGAAGTGATAAAGCCTTGGTAACTTTAATGTCCATCGCCAAACAGAACGGCAAGGCCATGCCTCGGGGGAAGATGGCTGCTTATAAACAG AATAACCTTGGACGGATCAAAGATCTCTTCGCTCCTCAGTACTGGAAGACGACTCTTCTCCTGTGGTTCATATG GTTTTCAAATGCCTTCGCCTACTATGGCATAGTCCTGTTGACAACTGAGATGTTCCAGGCTGGAGATTCGTGTGGAG CGACGCAAGGGGCCAAGATCGAGCCCAGCTGTAGTCTGGAATGCAAATATTTGACATCGGCCGATTACAAAGACCTTTTATGGACGACATTGGCTGAATTCCCAG GTCTCGTGCTTGCCCTCCTGGCAGTTGAGTTTATTGGCAGGAAGAAGAGCATGGCTCTGTGTTTCTTCATATTTTCCTTGTCCATTCTGCCTTTATTCGCTTGTATCGGGAG gACGGCTCTGACAATCTTCATCTTCCTCGCCAGAGCCTTCATCTCTGGAGGATAccaaattgtttttgtttacacacCAGAA gTGTTTCCTACAGAAATCCGAGCCTTAGCAATGGGGGCTTGCAGTTCGATAGCCAGGCTGGGTGCTCTCCTCACCCCCTTTGTGGCACAG gtgATGCTCAGAACATCAGTGTATTTGACGCTGTCCGTGTACTGTGGCTGCTGTGTGCTGGCTGGCATTGCGGCCTTGATCCTGCCCATTGAAACGCTAGGCCGAGGTCTGCAGGAGTCCAGTCTTGACCAGGAGGCCGGAGGACAGGCAGACAACACAAGCAGTCAGGATCCACGGTCCTAG
- the LOC117771652 gene encoding synaptic vesicle 2-related protein-like isoform X2, with translation MDSFLRPAQVTYRRWRNPELRCEADFVADSDESQGTENEICTVTSASRESAPSTASDHHTEETFTVEEALDAVGFGPFQWKLSLLTGLSWIGDAMEMMILSILGPQLHCEWRLPSYKMALLTSVVFVGMGISSPLWGNLSDKKGRKIGLVLCMCFTLYYGLLSAFAPMYGWLLVLRGLVGFGIGGAPQAVTFYSEFLPAKKRGTCIMLIAMFWAIGAVFEVLLALLIMPTLGWRWLLGLSTLPVAVFICFCYWLPESPRFDVSMGRSDKALVTLMSIAKQNGKAMPRGKMAAYKQNNLGRIKDLFAPQYWKTTLLLWFIWFSNAFAYYGIVLLTTEMFQAGDSCGATQGAKIEPSCSLECKYLTSADYKDLLWTTLAEFPGLVLALLAVEFIGRKKSMALCFFIFSLSILPLFACIGRTALTIFIFLARAFISGGYQIVFVYTPEVFPTEIRALAMGACSSIARLGALLTPFVAQCVFVSR, from the exons ATGGACTCTTTCCTCAGACCTGCTCAGGTCACCTACAGGCGCTGGAGGAATCCTGAACTAAG GTGTGAGGCGGATTTCGTGGCCGACAGTGATGAGTCCCAGGGAACAGAGAACGAGATCTGCACAGTGACCTCAGCCTCCAGAGAGTCTGCTCCCAGCACTGCGTCTGATCATCACACTGAAG AAACCTTTACAGTGGAAGAGGCACTGGACGCTGTCGGTTTTGGGCCGTTCCAGTGGAAATTGTCGCTCCTCACCGGACTCTCATGG ATAGGAGACGCCATGGAGATGATGATCCTCAGCATCTTGGGACCACAGCTGCACTGTGAGTGGAGGCTGCCCAGCTATAAGATGGCTCTGCTCACATCG GTGGTGTTTGTCGGGATGGGGATCAGTTCACCTCTCTGGGGGAATTTGTCCGACAAGAAGGGCAGGAAAATT GGTCTGGTGCTCTGCATGTGCTTCACTCTGTACTACGGCCTGTTGAGCGCCTTCGCTCCGATGTATGGCTGGCTCTTGGTCTTGCGGGGCCTCGTAGGCTTCGGCATCGGTGGAGCTCCTCAGGC GGTGACATTCTACTCAGAATTCCTCCCGGCGAAGAAGAGAGGCACCTGCATCATGCTGATTGCG ATGTTCTGGGCAATCGGTGCTGTGTTCGAGGTCCTCCTGGCCCTGTTGATAATGCCCACCCTCGGGTGGAGGTGGCTGCTCGGCCTGTCCACGTTACCAGTGGCAGTCTTCATTTGCTTTTGCTAT TGGCTGCCGGAAAGTCCTCGTTTTGACGTTTCCATGGGAAGAAGTGATAAAGCCTTGGTAACTTTAATGTCCATCGCCAAACAGAACGGCAAGGCCATGCCTCGGGGGAAGATGGCTGCTTATAAACAG AATAACCTTGGACGGATCAAAGATCTCTTCGCTCCTCAGTACTGGAAGACGACTCTTCTCCTGTGGTTCATATG GTTTTCAAATGCCTTCGCCTACTATGGCATAGTCCTGTTGACAACTGAGATGTTCCAGGCTGGAGATTCGTGTGGAG CGACGCAAGGGGCCAAGATCGAGCCCAGCTGTAGTCTGGAATGCAAATATTTGACATCGGCCGATTACAAAGACCTTTTATGGACGACATTGGCTGAATTCCCAG GTCTCGTGCTTGCCCTCCTGGCAGTTGAGTTTATTGGCAGGAAGAAGAGCATGGCTCTGTGTTTCTTCATATTTTCCTTGTCCATTCTGCCTTTATTCGCTTGTATCGGGAG gACGGCTCTGACAATCTTCATCTTCCTCGCCAGAGCCTTCATCTCTGGAGGATAccaaattgtttttgtttacacacCAGAA gTGTTTCCTACAGAAATCCGAGCCTTAGCAATGGGGGCTTGCAGTTCGATAGCCAGGCTGGGTGCTCTCCTCACCCCCTTTGTGGCACAG tgtgtttttgtttccaggtgA